AATGTACCTACCAGGAAattaagctttatttttataaaacttaaagCTAATTTACGTTAACAAAACGTTGTCATGTGCACACTACAGTTTTCCGTTCTCCACTAAAGATTTTAGTGCAGTGTagtcttttaataaattaaaaattaacactttagaattacacacaaaaattaaaactttaatgctttttattaaacacttgtaatttatttgagCCTATGTAAAGAAAATTTGCTTTTACGTACGATAGTTTTAAAGTACAATTTAGAACAAAAAGCAGAGTATTACCTAAATCGACCACAATGCCACATCAGAACTgatttatctattatataataaaCTTCGGTAATGACAGACCAACtggctgactgactgactgacaaccACTACTAGACCCAGGAAGCTGAATCTGAGTTTTCCCCTAACTCTAAGAGAGAATTTCCTTTAAATCCCAAGGGAACGGAGAAAAGGGGAATCACCTATCTGTGTGACAAAAAGAAGccagtttttaatataatttcaaaatcagaAAACCGAGTCATACTGTATCCAAcccaaaattaaaatcatctaAACTCAACTACAGTTTATCAACAAATGTGTTTCATACaaactctgaataaaatttgaatttttctaaaaatattccaGGAACCGAAATGCTATTTAAAACTAAACGGGATCGAGTAACGTGAAAAATTCAGTCGTACTTCAGTGGATTAGGTAAATGGTTCGAGAGATGCACGGGCTGTGCGAAAAACATTCGTAGCAGGTACTGTTTAACAAATTTACGGATGCCATATATGCAAACGAACATATTCGAGCTGTGTTATTGTATGTTCATTATAATTTGTGGGGGTTATTATTTACCTTGTGGTTAGTAGAAGTATGTGGTATAatgaattttctttaaatttaacaAGTTGTTGGGTAGGATTAGGTACCCGAAGCTGTGGATCACCTAGtgggtataccggggctccggctcaacgaGCAGGTGTAGAAGCGGGGTGgatgttttagtcagtaagaatctaacactGAACGCCCCAGAGAAGCCGtcggatgatttccccctcaaaaataccTATTCTCGTAAGTAGACTTCGAATACTGGTCACTTAGTGTAAgtacatttctttatttactactaATTGGTGATATTGACCTTGAGTTCATTAacactaacaataaaatttaagcggataattacacaaaaacaatttactttttaaataacaaattagtttattttttttaatttgaaagcaATGAGTGTTAATTGGAAAACGAtgtcttaattttaaaaataattaatccaCTTTATTtagcatttcattttattttacttgaaaaaaaatTGGTATCAATTTAACaccattatttttcttattttaattagtatcaAGGTGCATCTAATAGTAAAGTCTCCACGCTCAGCAAGGttacacaaatatatttagaatttaaaaatattaataaaattggaacACATTAATGTCCTATGCTAGGTTAGAAAAAGTAAAGCATTTTGTTCCTATTAGTGAACATCTACTCTGGGTCAAATACGTTCTCAATATTCACTCGCTCAATTAATGAGGCAATCAAAAGTACACAATCAACTCAATTCAATTGAGGTACATTAGACTTGCTTACTTGTCTTTCCCAATATCGAACTAATATCTCTACTAAGAATTCTTCAGCAATGCCAAGCATATCTTGCCTTCATCTTTCAATATTCCAAGAAGCAACGCTCCGGCTTACTGTTTGAGCCACATCTCCGTTTCTTTTGTTCCTATTTCCTTACTGCAATATTGCCATGACATCCAGCATAACTTAACCCCCCTGATTGCCACTACACACTGGCGACATGAagcaaaagttatttatttcctcCTTTAATGAGGTACCAACATTGGCTGGTCATGTTATTCAAATTGTTACATGTCTCGATTGCGAATGTTTTCACCattcatatttatgtatgaTGGCAAGCTTTATTGTTTTCTGtcataaaagatattttaagaGTCTTGTGTGTTGTATTTTTAGCATAATTCGCTTTTGTATTGGGAAGCggttgttatgatttttttttaaacatttctctAAGCGGTTTTCTGAATTGAGAGCACGTTTGCAAAATGAAAAAGATATCTTGCTGTATTTATGCATAGAAAGCACATAAATAGAGGTGTACACACGTTATTTGTGCTTATGACGCACTTTTAGTAGGTTTTGTTTCTAAAGAGCATTGCAATGTGATCAAACGTTTtgctcacgtacattaatggagaaaagctctactagtttctagtcacagagggactctttatcacgAGCAGCGTTTGCAGATgcagcgacgtcgcgcagcctccTGCATACTACTGTTTTTAGACTCATTAGTAGAACATTACAATTCTTACATTTCTAATAGACCAGTTTCTTCCTAGTAACTCTGATTTAATATAATGAAGAcggacataataaaatattaatcagctgtccattaaataaaaaaaaatgaaaatatgtcaaaacaaaaaaggAATCACGAATggttgtttaaatatttacatatcgGAGGCCTTCTATTACGGTCAATTTTGATCTCATTAAAAATTCACAAAGtaaattttgtgttattttctttaCGAATATTATAGAGCACCTTTACCTTGTGATCTATGTAGTGTGGGGtgtattttttgcgtaatataatatttatgataaatacATTGGAAACACTACTTCTGGTTGTGTGTTGACGAAGgttggtttgtttatttgttgtgtgtgtgtttatattAACAGTTCTGAACTTTGCaatgaaaatattcaatattattttaacccACACTGAAATTAATGTTCACACGATAGCTATTTGCTAACGTAGCAGTGTAGCAAAATTGAATCCAATTAATCACacaacataaacacaaaataaaaagtgtacTAAATGTGCAAGCAACACCATGTGAAAACGTAAGTCTAGAAGTAAATTGCAATGATAGATACTATAAAAACAACTGCTAAAATCATTTACCCTGTCGGTCTACTAAGTTTCAAAGTCCATTCGAGTTTCATGGTGTACACATAGCATTATAtgatatgtaatttatttagtcaAACTTTTTACAGTATTAACATACAAGGTGTAACATAAAACTCTTGGAAATATTACCTCCTTATTGTAACCAAAACTAAAATGGAAGAGTTGCCTGATATTTCAGAAGAATTTATCGAACCAATATTACCATGTTTGAGTTTATTGAGAAATGCCCACATTCTGATTTATGCAAATGGAAAACCTTTTTGGAATGAAAAATGTCATTTGACCTTGAATGTAGTTCCTGTTGTAACTTATCTACTTTCCTTGACTATGTACATGGGAAATGTTTTTAGAGGAGAACTTCAACTTGAGGAGTTGGCTTATGTTATCAGCGTTTATGTGGTCAGTGTGCAAGGTGAGTTAAGTCACTTTATACTTTATCGCTTTAAATTATggtttattttcgaaaaatagaAACTccctgattttattttatttctcaaagaaTAAAATGGCTTCGCAGCATTATTGTAACTTTATCCTTACTCTGCATTACAATTCAAACATCACGTCGACCTCATTCTCACGTCACAAAACTCTCAAATACTCCAGAGCTTCCCTTACATTTTTCCTgcatataatattttctctaaATTCAAAGAACAAAAGACGTTTTCGCCGACGTTTTATATCAACACCTTGCATACGGAAACATGCTGTATACTCTTAACTGAACTCCGAATTTCTCAGCCATCCTCAAAGGAACGGTTGTCGTCCTTTATAAGAAGGAAATAAGGACTATAATCCTGCAGCTGGGAGGCATGTGGAGGACGGAGCATCTAACTGAAGTACAGATTAACAAGAAGAATACGTTACTGAGGAGACTAAAGTTCTGTTATGCAGGTGGGAACTCGCATTTTAATATACGACTTTTGTAAACTAAAGTTTTGTAGTAATTCTGACCAAGGGAGCTCTTAGTAACGTTGGGTTTACAGCTAATTGAGATTTGTACTTAAAACTCCTTCACGCAGGTGGCTCTACTTGAAATTAATTAGGTCGAAAAGGATTACGCTGAGTGGCGTTCAAGTGGTACCTACGTATCTCCGGTAATTTGTGAATtccattaaaaagaaaattcataatTCTATCTTGGATTATAAAATTGATtacttatgtaaaatattaaaaaaataattgcccATAGTTTTTGCTAAGTTTTCAGGTTAAGTTATATTCCTAATCTTTAAACCAGCAATTGTATTACCATCCTGTAAAGCCACTtcaaaaagaatattaaagtgctgaatttattttaagaaaaatatttattgtttgaagGTTTTATTAAATTCCAAGAATTCTATTTGTTGCCTACCTAGTTCAAATAGTAACAGAAAGGTAACCTCAAGAGTACATTTCCAaaagagatgtgttatgtaactatgctacgaagatgtaatagctaagctgtgaaactatgtgaccgtttccattgatactaaactatgtagctgtgttaTGAAGATGTGCAGTCACaagagtatgcgatgtatcgatagtagctAGATAGATCTtagaagccatctatagcacgcatttttcatataaaaacatatttagctgagtccgtttctagtgctaagctatgtatactaataaatatgatttgtggAAGCCAAGTGCATttacagtaacgtagcatatcacatttttggtagaaaagcactttaaaacaacataatttttaaaagaaactcaAATAATTTCCCAAAAAGTCATTGACTTCATCAGCATTCAAAAATCTTCTATAACTCTGACGTCATTCATAGTACTCCAACGTTGTACAACAAGAGCGACAATGCAATGGTCGGGTTACACTGATATTACGATCGTCTAACATCATAACTTCTTTGTCAATGTTATCATTCGCGTAAAAGTGCTTTCTTTACTACTTGTCTTATATTGTTTAGTACAATAGTTCTTCTTGTCTTTGTGTTGGAGATGTGATAAAAGTTGCTAAAAGTCTGAATGAGTGCTTCAGCATGTAGGTATTGGTTAGTGATTGGTTTTGTACGGGACTTacaatagggataatgacggggtatgaaaatttaaaatctatttagaccGTTAGTTAGgtaacatataattatttgacacgtatttttttaacaatacttagataaaacgaaaatacgtcatttctacgtataaaatgtacccagAAGTGATGTCACATTCAcgtattttaaatcaatatatctacGTATTTGGACCCATATAAACTCCGCcataagttttgtttttgtagttaactcattattttagaaataaagaattttgCCCTCAAACTTGTTCAACATAAAATTTACATGCAAATATCGTCATACACTTCACTGTTTCATACTAAAAGTAGATTTAAAAACTGCAAGCCCGCACTCAAATTACTCGACACGAGTAATTACATCACAAACAACCTCTGAGACTGCAACAAGAACCAACAACTTTGCAACCAACTGCCACTTTATTGCAAGCTActgcaatttaattattttcttctcttGCAGTTTTCTACTGGATGAATATGATTGGATCTTGGCAATACATGCTGGCTCCTTTATTGGAAACGGTTACCCgcaaatttattttactacaggAATGTGGGCTGTTACTTCCATTTTCTTGCAGCTTTCCTTTTGATCCTACTGGGAACTGGGGAAGATATATCGGTGTATATATTTTTGAGACTTACAGCAGTAAGTGGGGCTTTATTGTTGTTGGAGAACTATTGTCCTTTAGGGACGCTTCTTGATTTATCATTTCTTTACTTTTTCTTAGTAGGCTAGAGTTTAGGTGTGAGATGTACTAGCTCTGCATGTAGATATACAGAACGTGTACTGATTTTCTAATGAGAAGTTACGGACACGGCTAAATATTTGGACCTATTGTATAGGAACAACACATTTTAGATTTTGATATTCCAGAATTCCCTTTCATTTACATATCTTATATGTATACTCATCGAAAACCATAAGGTACGATGAGGTTGACGTGTCCTTATGTAccaaaagttttataaataaaaagaaaaaaaaggtattCCTAAATATCGAATCTCCCTTTATATCGAATATCTCGAAGTTCGTCCATTAAAACGAAACTATATAGgtataactaaataatataaaagtaattagaTAACAAATGTACTGTACATCTATAGCGTTCTATATTTCTTTCTGTCgctttaattttgtacaataagCAAATtccaattaatattcattacaaTATCTCTTTACTCATGCCAATAtgtacaaagttttatttatttttcatttttccaGTGCCCtacattattcaaattaatatttgtataacagACCTAGATTCTAAAAACCCATTTGATCGGTTTGTTATAGAtgccattaattttaaattaaacactttTACACTTgaaaaaacaagttttattttaacaatttcaaatacatataataaaattctaaacgAGTTCGTAATCAAATTTGAAGATAGATgtttcataaaatcttttatagCATTCTGAGTTTTAATAACATCTgctaaagtatttatttgtttgtctgtcaCAGTACTAAATTAATTCTAGACAGCACTTATATAGTGGTGTAAAATTtttggcattttttttaaaaggcttTGCACTATTCTGTTAAAAATGTTGTTAGAACATTCAATTGCGTTATTTAAATCTTGAACATAATATCCCAAAGCGTCTTAACTATTGTGCATATAGGCATTGTCTTTTACCTTTGGCCTCATCATCACTTACTATGAATCGAGTGTGTAGCCAAATGCTGACATAACAaccagtataaaaaataaaataaagttccaTAAAAATTTGGCTACATCACACACATTAAAGTCATTTTGTATTTTCGTAAAAATTCcaaatatttcctttaaaacaaaacatgattTATGACATAATCGTTGCGAAATATTGTCGCTATTCCAAACATCACGCTGTTTACCTTAACAGCCGCAAATTCCACTAATTTTCGTCAACAAtttaaccaaaataatattctaaaattacCTGCAAACAATTTTCTATAGAAGGATGttgaaaaatcttattaaaatttcaaacacACAGTCTTAATTTGGTCCCGACGCCGGAACCCTTTTG
This genomic interval from Spodoptera frugiperda isolate SF20-4 chromosome 6, AGI-APGP_CSIRO_Sfru_2.0, whole genome shotgun sequence contains the following:
- the LOC118267896 gene encoding odorant receptor 4-like, with translation MEELPDISEEFIEPILPCLSLLRNAHILIYANGKPFWNEKCHLTLNVVPVVTYLLSLTMYMGNVFRGELQLEELAYVISVYVVSVQAILKGTVVVLYKKEIRTIILQLGGMWRTEHLTEVQINKKNTLLRRLKFCYAVFYWMNMIGSWQYMLAPLLETVTRKFILLQECGLLLPFSCSFPFDPTGNWGRYIGVYIFETYSMFRIVYVYLGTEFLMITLCSHLTTAFTLLQEDLLNNEPGNFENLKNIIVDHQKLIRISKELDDIFDKIIFVNLSSASISMCFFGFCAKVAHRALDKANNLVAVVSLTLPLFNLCDYGERLREASAGMADSVYNNLWYLGDIHYQKLLRFIIRRSQKPCCLTSLKYSQIGLNTFSAVLSTTWSYFSLASSLYESEI